A DNA window from Streptomyces sp. CA-278952 contains the following coding sequences:
- a CDS encoding UDP-N-acetylmuramoyl-L-alanyl-D-glutamate--2,6-diaminopimelate ligase gives MTTITPDPGNRNENRRNQGPSLRETPHRPGTLTAVPHADQSQTSQKDAPVTYPGAPRPDRLRPTPLGELADRLGVEAAGTGEVTGITHDSRAVRPGDVYAALPGARFHGADFAAQAAGLGAVAVLTDPAGAERAAATGLPVLVTEDPRAVMGELAADIYGRPGIGLLQLGITGTSGKTTTAYLVEGGLRAAGRPTGLIGTVEMRIGDERIKSERTTPEATDLQALFAVMRERGVEAVAMEVSSHALVLGRVDGCVFDVAVFNNLSPEHMEFHSGMEDYFQAKARLFTPERSHRGVVNFDDEYGRRLLTESGVPVTSFSAEGHPDADWHAEEVEVGPQDSTFTAVGPGGERITARAPLPGPFNVANTLAAIVTLAVAGVDPQTAADGIAAVPGVPGRLERVDAGQPYLAVVDYAHKTDAVESVLRSLRKVTEGKVHIVLGCGGDRDTTKRGPMGAAAARLADTAVLTSDNPRSEDPLAILAAMLSGAAEVPVHERGDVLVDADRTSAIAAAVARAEAGDTVLVAGKGHEQGQDIHGVVRAFDDRKVLHAAIERSLTRPGAAGRAPHLENNSQG, from the coding sequence GTGACAACCATCACCCCCGACCCCGGGAACCGGAACGAGAACCGCCGGAACCAGGGTCCCTCGCTTCGCGAGACGCCGCACCGGCCCGGTACGCTCACCGCCGTGCCCCACGCTGATCAGTCCCAAACCTCTCAGAAGGACGCGCCTGTGACCTACCCGGGAGCGCCCCGACCGGACCGGCTCCGGCCCACCCCTCTCGGCGAGCTGGCAGACCGGCTCGGCGTCGAAGCGGCCGGGACCGGTGAGGTCACCGGCATCACCCACGACTCGCGGGCCGTGCGACCCGGAGACGTGTACGCGGCCCTGCCCGGCGCCCGCTTCCACGGCGCCGACTTCGCGGCCCAGGCCGCCGGCCTCGGCGCCGTCGCCGTCCTCACCGACCCCGCAGGCGCCGAACGCGCCGCGGCCACCGGCCTGCCGGTGCTGGTCACCGAGGACCCGCGCGCCGTCATGGGCGAGCTGGCCGCCGACATCTACGGGCGGCCCGGCATCGGCCTGCTCCAGCTCGGCATCACCGGCACCTCCGGCAAGACCACCACCGCGTACCTCGTCGAGGGCGGACTGCGCGCCGCCGGGCGCCCCACCGGGCTGATCGGCACCGTCGAGATGCGGATCGGCGACGAGCGCATCAAGTCCGAGCGCACCACCCCCGAAGCCACCGACCTCCAGGCCTTGTTCGCCGTCATGCGTGAACGCGGCGTCGAGGCCGTCGCGATGGAGGTCTCCAGCCACGCCCTGGTGCTCGGCCGGGTCGACGGCTGCGTCTTCGACGTCGCCGTCTTCAACAACCTCAGCCCGGAGCACATGGAGTTCCACTCCGGCATGGAGGACTACTTCCAGGCCAAGGCCCGGCTGTTCACCCCCGAACGCAGCCACCGCGGCGTCGTCAACTTCGACGACGAGTACGGCCGCAGGCTCCTGACCGAGTCCGGGGTGCCGGTCACCAGCTTCTCCGCCGAGGGCCACCCGGACGCCGACTGGCACGCCGAGGAGGTCGAGGTCGGACCGCAGGACAGCACCTTCACCGCCGTCGGCCCGGGCGGCGAGCGGATCACCGCCCGCGCCCCGCTGCCCGGCCCGTTCAACGTCGCCAACACCCTCGCCGCGATCGTCACGCTGGCCGTCGCGGGCGTCGACCCGCAGACCGCCGCCGACGGCATCGCGGCCGTCCCCGGGGTCCCCGGCCGGCTGGAGCGGGTGGACGCCGGACAGCCCTACCTCGCCGTCGTCGACTACGCGCACAAGACCGACGCCGTCGAGTCCGTACTGCGCTCCCTGCGCAAGGTCACCGAGGGCAAGGTGCACATCGTCCTCGGCTGCGGCGGCGACCGCGACACCACCAAGCGCGGCCCGATGGGGGCGGCAGCCGCCCGGCTCGCCGACACCGCCGTGCTGACCTCCGACAACCCCCGCTCCGAGGACCCCCTCGCGATCCTCGCCGCCATGCTCTCGGGCGCCGCCGAAGTCCCCGTCCACGAGCGCGGCGACGTGCTGGTCGACGCCGACCGCACCTCGGCCATCGCCGCCGCCGTCGCCCGCGCGGAGGCGGGCGACACCGTCCTCGTCGCGGGCAAGGGGCACGAACAGGGCCAGGACATCCACGGGGTGGTACGCGCCTTCGACGACCGCAAGGTCCTGCACGCAGCCATCGAGCGGTCCCTGACGCGCCCCGGCGCCGCGGGCCGTGCCCCTCACCTCGAGAACAACAGTCAGGGATGA
- a CDS encoding UDP-N-acetylmuramoyl-tripeptide--D-alanyl-D-alanine ligase → MITLSLAEIAEIVGGQPYDIPDPAVTVTGPVVIDSREVAPGSLFAAFAGERVDGHDYARRAVEAGAAAVLAARPVGVPAIVVDDVVGALGALARAVVERLGTTVVGLTGSAGKTSTKDLIAQLLQRKGPTVWTPGSLNNEIGLPVTALTATAETEHLVLEMGARGVGHIHYLANLTPPRIGLVLNVGSAHLGEFGSREAIAQAKGELVEVLPEDGCAVLNADDPLVRAMASRTQARVLLFGEAPEADVRGEKVRMTPDGRPAFELHTPTGCSDVTMRLYGEHHVSNALAAAAVAHELGMSVTEIAEALSEAGTLSRWRMEVTERPDGVTVVNDAYNANPESMRAALRALAGMGQARGADGGRTWAVLGQMAELGDASLAEHDAVGRLAVRLNVSKLVAVGGREASWLQLGAYNEGSWGEESVHVSDAQAAVDLLRSELRPGDVVLVKASRSVGLEKVALALLENSTEGEVAGR, encoded by the coding sequence GTGATCACCCTTTCCCTCGCCGAGATCGCCGAAATCGTCGGCGGGCAGCCGTACGACATACCGGATCCGGCAGTCACCGTGACCGGACCCGTCGTCATCGACTCCCGCGAGGTCGCGCCAGGCAGCCTGTTCGCCGCGTTCGCCGGCGAACGGGTCGACGGCCACGACTACGCCCGGCGCGCCGTCGAGGCGGGTGCCGCGGCCGTACTGGCGGCCCGCCCCGTCGGCGTTCCGGCGATCGTCGTGGACGACGTCGTCGGCGCGCTCGGAGCCCTCGCCCGTGCCGTGGTCGAACGCCTCGGCACCACCGTCGTCGGACTCACCGGATCCGCCGGCAAGACGTCCACCAAGGACCTGATCGCGCAGCTCCTCCAGCGCAAGGGCCCGACCGTCTGGACGCCCGGCTCCCTCAACAACGAGATCGGCCTGCCGGTCACGGCGCTGACCGCCACCGCCGAGACCGAGCACCTGGTCCTGGAGATGGGGGCCCGCGGCGTCGGCCACATCCACTATCTGGCCAACCTCACCCCGCCCCGCATCGGCCTCGTCCTGAACGTCGGCTCCGCACACCTCGGCGAGTTCGGCAGCCGGGAGGCCATCGCCCAGGCCAAGGGCGAGCTGGTCGAGGTCCTGCCCGAGGACGGCTGCGCCGTGCTCAACGCGGACGACCCGCTCGTCCGCGCCATGGCCTCGCGCACCCAGGCCCGCGTCCTGCTCTTCGGAGAAGCCCCGGAAGCGGACGTACGGGGCGAGAAGGTCAGGATGACCCCCGACGGGCGGCCCGCCTTCGAGCTCCACACACCCACCGGGTGCAGCGACGTGACCATGCGCCTGTACGGTGAGCACCACGTGTCGAACGCGCTCGCCGCGGCCGCCGTCGCCCATGAGTTGGGCATGTCCGTGACCGAGATCGCCGAGGCGCTCTCGGAGGCGGGCACCCTCTCCCGCTGGCGCATGGAGGTCACCGAGCGTCCGGACGGTGTGACGGTCGTCAACGACGCCTACAACGCGAACCCCGAATCCATGAGAGCCGCACTGCGTGCGCTGGCTGGCATGGGCCAGGCCCGAGGGGCCGACGGGGGACGCACCTGGGCGGTGCTCGGTCAGATGGCCGAGCTCGGTGACGCGTCGCTCGCCGAGCACGACGCGGTCGGACGGCTCGCCGTCCGGCTCAACGTCAGCAAGCTCGTCGCTGTCGGGGGGAGAGAAGCCTCCTGGCTGCAACTGGGCGCATATAACGAGGGTTCGTGGGGTGAGGAGTCGGTGCACGTGTCCGACGCACAGGCGGCCGTCGACCTGTTGCGCAGTGAACTGCGCCCGGGAGACGTCGTGCTGGTGAAGGCGTCCCGGTCGGTCGGCCTGGAGAAGGTCGCCCTGGCACTGCTGGAGAACTCGACCGAGGGCGAGGTCGCCGGCCGATGA
- the mraY gene encoding phospho-N-acetylmuramoyl-pentapeptide-transferase: protein MRQILFAGAIGLFLTLVGTPLLIKLLARKGYGQFIRDDGPRTHGSKQGTPTMGGIAFITATIIAYLLAKVITGEDIRYSGVLVLFLMAGMGLVGFLDDYIKIVKQRSLGLRAKAKMAGQLIVGIAFAVLSLQFPNSAGNTPASDRLSFVEDFGWSIGPVLFCVWALFMILAMSNGVNLTDGLDGLATGASVMVFGAYTFIGLWQFQESCANADKLTNPSACFEVRDPLDLAVVAAALMGACFGFLWWNTSPAKIFMGDTGSLALGGALAGLAILSRTEFLLAILGGLFVMITMSVVIQVGSFKMTGKRVFRMAPLQHHFELKGWSEVLVVVRFWIIQGMCVIVGLGLFYAGWAAKK, encoded by the coding sequence ATGAGGCAGATCCTCTTCGCGGGGGCCATCGGGCTCTTTCTGACCCTGGTCGGTACTCCGCTGCTGATCAAGCTGCTGGCCCGCAAGGGATACGGGCAGTTCATCCGGGACGACGGCCCGCGCACGCACGGCAGCAAGCAGGGCACGCCCACGATGGGCGGCATCGCCTTCATCACGGCGACGATCATCGCGTACCTCCTCGCGAAGGTCATCACGGGTGAGGACATCCGCTACTCCGGCGTCCTCGTGCTGTTCCTCATGGCGGGAATGGGCCTCGTCGGGTTCCTCGACGACTACATCAAGATCGTCAAGCAGCGTTCGCTCGGTCTGCGGGCCAAGGCGAAGATGGCGGGACAGCTGATCGTCGGCATCGCCTTCGCGGTGCTCTCGCTCCAGTTCCCCAACTCCGCGGGCAACACCCCGGCCTCCGACCGGCTCTCGTTCGTGGAGGACTTCGGCTGGTCGATCGGCCCGGTGCTCTTCTGCGTCTGGGCACTGTTCATGATCCTCGCCATGTCCAACGGCGTGAACCTCACCGACGGCCTCGACGGTCTGGCCACCGGCGCCTCCGTCATGGTCTTCGGCGCCTACACCTTCATCGGCCTCTGGCAGTTCCAGGAGTCCTGCGCCAACGCGGACAAGCTGACCAACCCGAGCGCCTGTTTCGAGGTACGCGACCCGCTCGACCTCGCCGTCGTCGCCGCAGCCCTGATGGGCGCCTGTTTCGGCTTCCTCTGGTGGAACACCTCGCCCGCCAAGATCTTCATGGGCGACACCGGCTCGCTCGCCCTCGGCGGCGCCCTCGCGGGTCTCGCGATCCTGTCCCGCACCGAGTTCCTCCTCGCCATCCTCGGTGGCCTCTTCGTGATGATCACCATGTCCGTGGTCATCCAGGTCGGCTCGTTCAAGATGACCGGCAAGCGGGTCTTCCGGATGGCACCGCTCCAGCACCACTTCGAACTCAAGGGGTGGTCCGAAGTCCTTGTCGTGGTCCGCTTCTGGATCATCCAGGGCATGTGCGTGATCGTCGGCCTCGGCCTCTTCTACGCGGGATGGGCAGCCAAGAAGTGA
- the murD gene encoding UDP-N-acetylmuramoyl-L-alanine--D-glutamate ligase codes for MGSQEVSSTVDWQGKHVTVAGLGVSGIPAARALHERGALVTVVNDGDDERARAQAAELEALGITVRLGDGATLPPSTELVVTAPGWQPDKPLFLAAAEAGVPVWGDVELAWRLRGTNGREAAPWLAVTGTNGKTTTVRMLASILQAAGLRTAAVGNIGVSLLDAVLGETEYDVLAVELSSYQLHWAPSLRAHSAAVLNLAPDHLDWHGSMEAYAADKGRVYEGNTVACVYNAADPATEDLVREADVEEGCRAIGFTLGAPGPSQLGVVDGILVDRAFVANRQKQAQELAEVTDVNPPAPHNIANALAAAALARAFGVEPAAVRDGLRAFRPDAHRIEHVADIGDVAYVDDSKATNTHATEASLAAYDSIVWIAGGLAKGATFDELVTGAAKRLRGVVLIGADRALIHEALTRHAPEVPVVDLDRTDTGAMSEAVARAAELARPGDTVLLAPACASMDMFTNYNKRGEAFADAVRARADESA; via the coding sequence ATGGGCAGCCAAGAAGTGAGCAGCACCGTGGACTGGCAGGGCAAGCACGTCACCGTCGCCGGGCTGGGCGTCAGCGGGATCCCCGCGGCCCGAGCCCTGCACGAGCGCGGCGCGCTCGTCACCGTCGTCAACGACGGCGACGACGAGCGCGCCCGCGCGCAGGCGGCGGAACTGGAGGCGCTCGGCATCACCGTGCGCCTCGGTGACGGCGCGACCCTGCCGCCGTCCACGGAACTCGTCGTCACCGCCCCCGGCTGGCAGCCGGACAAGCCGCTCTTCCTGGCTGCCGCCGAGGCGGGCGTCCCGGTCTGGGGCGACGTCGAACTGGCCTGGCGACTGCGCGGGACCAACGGCCGCGAGGCCGCCCCCTGGCTCGCGGTCACCGGCACCAACGGCAAGACCACGACCGTACGGATGCTGGCCTCGATCCTTCAGGCCGCGGGCCTGCGCACCGCGGCCGTCGGCAACATCGGCGTATCGCTGCTGGACGCGGTGCTCGGCGAGACCGAGTACGACGTCCTCGCCGTCGAACTCTCCAGCTACCAGCTGCACTGGGCGCCCTCCCTGCGCGCCCACTCCGCCGCCGTCCTCAACCTGGCCCCGGACCACCTCGACTGGCACGGTTCGATGGAGGCGTACGCCGCCGACAAGGGCCGCGTCTACGAGGGCAACACGGTCGCCTGCGTCTACAACGCGGCCGACCCGGCCACCGAGGACCTGGTGCGCGAGGCGGACGTCGAAGAGGGCTGCCGGGCCATCGGCTTCACCCTCGGCGCCCCCGGCCCCTCGCAGCTCGGCGTGGTCGACGGCATCCTCGTCGACCGGGCGTTCGTCGCCAACCGCCAGAAGCAGGCCCAGGAACTGGCCGAGGTCACCGACGTCAACCCGCCGGCCCCGCACAACATCGCCAACGCACTCGCGGCCGCCGCCCTCGCCCGCGCCTTCGGCGTGGAACCGGCCGCGGTCCGCGACGGACTACGCGCCTTCCGGCCGGACGCCCACCGCATCGAACACGTCGCGGACATCGGCGATGTCGCTTACGTGGACGACTCCAAGGCCACCAACACCCACGCCACCGAGGCCTCCCTCGCCGCCTACGACTCCATCGTCTGGATCGCGGGCGGACTGGCGAAGGGCGCCACCTTCGACGAGCTGGTCACCGGCGCGGCGAAGCGGCTGCGCGGGGTCGTGCTGATCGGCGCCGACCGTGCGCTGATCCACGAAGCCCTGACGCGACACGCCCCCGAAGTCCCGGTGGTCGACCTCGACCGGACCGACACTGGGGCGATGTCCGAAGCGGTCGCGCGGGCGGCCGAGCTCGCCCGGCCGGGCGATACGGTACTGCTGGCCCCGGCCTGCGCCTCGATGGACATGTTCACCAACTACAACAAGCGGGGCGAGGCGTTCGCGGACGCGGTCCGCGCACGCGCCGACGAGAGCGCCTGA